One part of the Gemmatimonadota bacterium genome encodes these proteins:
- a CDS encoding polysaccharide deacetylase family protein, with product MSASDPRPPAVLHVDLDGARPIFAAHGWSYGTGPDRLFASGMESALAFFARQGVRATLFAIAEDLDDPAKRALLRAAVDAGHEIASHTWTHRKLTSVPAGERAREIADSRRALEDALGVPVTGFRAPGFALDAAALRAVTEAGYGWDSSLFGGGPNPLGGETPRRPFRLAEAAQTLELPLPPFRPLPVPWHPSYALVLGRPWFRAGLGLARRGAAPLVMLFHLTDFADPDPAARGLLQQVFTLSFLSRSAKIARLDSMLASVRARHRIVTTAELLPERAA from the coding sequence ATGAGCGCCTCCGATCCGCGCCCGCCGGCGGTCCTGCACGTGGACCTGGACGGGGCCCGCCCCATCTTCGCCGCGCACGGCTGGTCGTACGGCACCGGCCCGGACCGGCTGTTCGCGAGCGGCATGGAGTCGGCGCTCGCATTCTTCGCGCGGCAGGGCGTGCGGGCGACGCTGTTCGCGATCGCCGAGGACCTGGACGACCCGGCCAAGCGCGCGCTCCTGCGCGCCGCGGTGGACGCGGGACACGAGATCGCCTCGCACACGTGGACGCATCGCAAGCTGACGTCGGTGCCCGCGGGCGAGCGCGCGCGGGAGATCGCCGACAGCCGCCGCGCCCTGGAGGACGCGCTGGGTGTGCCGGTCACCGGCTTCCGGGCTCCCGGCTTCGCCCTGGACGCCGCCGCCCTGCGGGCGGTGACCGAGGCCGGCTACGGGTGGGACTCGTCCCTGTTCGGGGGAGGGCCCAACCCGCTGGGGGGCGAAACCCCGCGCCGGCCCTTCCGGCTGGCGGAGGCCGCGCAGACGCTCGAGCTCCCGCTGCCGCCTTTCCGGCCCCTGCCCGTGCCCTGGCATCCGAGTTATGCGCTGGTGCTGGGCCGGCCCTGGTTCCGGGCGGGCCTGGGTCTGGCGCGGCGGGGCGCGGCCCCGCTGGTCATGCTCTTCCACCTCACCGACTTCGCCGATCCGGACCCGGCGGCACGTGGCCTGCTACAACAGGTGTTCACGCTCTCGTTCCTGAGTCGCTCCGCCAAGATCGCCCGGTTGGACTCGATGCTCGCGAGCGTGCGCGCCCGACACCGGATCGTCACCACCGCCGAGCTGCTCCCGGAGCGCGCTGCCTGA
- a CDS encoding GNAT family N-acetyltransferase — protein sequence MSGLTVDRLEAGVFDRDAPTPAQADWQAYVSAHGSANLYHTLQWRDLIADVFGHAPVFLRARRGERIVGVLPAFRIRFPVLGTKVVSLPYEAGSGGPLADDADVERALLDALVDAARAERARHVELRLLQDAPALRGAGFDVAGSVFHSEVDLSDGEGVWKRVGRDQVGKMRKAARAGVTVRAGTTAADFDAYYQVYLTSFHAFGTPPYAARYYREAHRRLLPGREVQLFLAEHEGRTVGGYLLFRLGSRAVNKIAAVLPSAMSLGVFPALYGHVLDWCVAEGIDWLSYGTSAPDDQGLVGFKERWGASTHTVLRCTVALEGTVTALEDYYDPDTLPKRMWRRLPRALTPPLGHLLNRWFA from the coding sequence GTGAGCGGGCTCACCGTCGATCGGCTCGAGGCGGGCGTCTTCGACCGGGACGCGCCCACGCCGGCACAGGCGGACTGGCAGGCATACGTCTCCGCGCACGGCAGCGCGAACCTCTACCACACGCTGCAGTGGCGGGATCTGATCGCCGACGTCTTCGGGCATGCGCCCGTCTTCCTGCGCGCCCGCCGGGGCGAGCGCATCGTGGGCGTGCTGCCGGCCTTCCGCATCCGCTTCCCCGTGCTGGGCACCAAGGTGGTCTCGCTGCCCTACGAGGCGGGCTCGGGCGGCCCGTTGGCCGACGACGCGGACGTGGAGCGGGCGCTGCTCGATGCGCTGGTCGACGCCGCCCGCGCCGAGCGGGCCCGCCATGTGGAGCTCAGGCTGCTGCAGGACGCCCCGGCGCTGCGCGGCGCGGGCTTCGACGTGGCCGGCTCCGTCTTCCACTCGGAGGTCGACCTCTCCGACGGTGAGGGCGTCTGGAAGCGCGTCGGTCGCGACCAGGTGGGCAAGATGCGCAAGGCGGCGCGCGCCGGGGTGACGGTGCGCGCGGGCACGACCGCCGCGGACTTCGACGCCTACTACCAGGTGTACCTGACGTCCTTCCACGCCTTCGGGACGCCGCCCTATGCGGCGCGCTACTACCGCGAGGCGCACCGACGCCTGCTTCCGGGCCGCGAGGTCCAGCTCTTCCTGGCCGAGCACGAGGGCCGCACCGTGGGCGGCTACCTCCTGTTCCGTCTGGGCAGCCGCGCCGTCAACAAGATCGCCGCGGTCCTGCCGTCGGCCATGTCGCTGGGCGTCTTCCCTGCGCTGTACGGACACGTGCTGGACTGGTGCGTCGCCGAGGGGATCGATTGGCTCAGCTACGGCACCTCCGCTCCGGACGATCAGGGCCTGGTGGGCTTCAAGGAGCGCTGGGGCGCGAGCACCCACACGGTGCTGCGCTGCACCGTGGCGCTGGAGGGCACCGTGACCGCGCTCGAGGACTACTACGACCCGGACACGCTGCCCAAGCGCATGTGGCGCCGCCTGCCGCGCGCGCTGACGCCGCCGCTCGGCCATCTCCTCAACCGCTGGTTCGCATGA
- a CDS encoding lysylphosphatidylglycerol synthase transmembrane domain-containing protein: MNAPHPLPAPEAAVPRPRTRPWVAALRVVLGGALVAFVLSRSGAAAGDALGRLLGAPFVLVVLFTLPFLGNVLEAARLVVLVDALGIRLRLLPTCGVVAVASLFNYAIPGGTGGDVMKLYYVGREHRGRLIETATALLADRATALFTLLLVILGLAALDPGTVAGQPVLQLLVAGSAFGTVALAGLALLSTSQRLRATRLYAWVTTRAPLHRHLARLGDAILAFGARPSAIFGAMGLCVVGHLLLVWVFVLLGRVVVPDVPAATVGLLALLGMLANAIPVTPGGLGVGEVAFERLFHLVGASGGAFLMVAWRVGMIPIALTGFAVYASGLSGITREART; this comes from the coding sequence TTGAACGCTCCGCATCCCCTGCCCGCCCCCGAGGCGGCCGTCCCCCGCCCCCGCACCCGCCCCTGGGTCGCGGCGCTCCGCGTGGTGCTGGGCGGCGCGCTGGTGGCGTTCGTGCTGTCCCGGAGCGGCGCCGCCGCCGGAGACGCCCTGGGCCGTCTCCTGGGCGCCCCGTTCGTGCTCGTGGTGCTGTTCACGCTGCCCTTCCTCGGCAACGTGCTGGAGGCGGCGCGGCTGGTCGTGCTTGTGGACGCGCTGGGCATCCGCCTCCGCCTCCTCCCGACCTGTGGCGTCGTGGCGGTGGCCTCGCTGTTCAACTACGCCATCCCGGGGGGCACGGGCGGCGACGTGATGAAGCTCTACTACGTGGGACGCGAGCACCGCGGCCGGCTCATCGAGACGGCGACCGCGCTCCTCGCCGACCGGGCCACGGCGCTGTTCACGCTGCTGCTCGTGATCCTGGGGCTGGCCGCCCTCGACCCCGGCACCGTGGCGGGCCAGCCGGTGCTGCAGCTCCTCGTGGCCGGCAGCGCCTTCGGCACGGTGGCCCTGGCCGGGCTCGCGCTCCTCTCCACGTCGCAGCGGCTGCGCGCCACCCGGCTCTACGCCTGGGTCACCACGCGCGCTCCCCTGCACCGCCACCTGGCCCGCCTGGGCGACGCCATCCTGGCCTTCGGCGCGCGTCCCTCCGCGATCTTCGGCGCGATGGGGCTGTGTGTGGTGGGGCACCTCCTGCTGGTCTGGGTCTTCGTGCTGCTGGGCAGGGTGGTCGTGCCCGACGTCCCGGCGGCCACCGTGGGTCTGCTCGCCCTGCTGGGCATGCTCGCCAACGCCATTCCCGTCACCCCGGGCGGGCTGGGGGTGGGGGAGGTGGCGTTCGAGCGGCTCTTCCACCTGGTCGGCGCGAGCGGGGGGGCGTTCCTCATGGTGGCCTGGCGGGTCGGGATGATCCCGATCGCCCTGACCGGCTTCGCGGTGTACGCGAGCGGCCTGTCCGGCATCACGCGCGAGGCGCGCACGTGA
- a CDS encoding PA0069 family radical SAM protein, with protein MDRPRNHGRGSAANPRNRFERHETVLDEGAEHDQPSTSTVWLPDRSRTLIARNQSPDLGFDASLNPYRGCEHGCAYCYARPTHEYLGFSAGLDFETRILVKEGAALRLREELSSPRWVPRPLALSGVTDPYQPGERRWGVTRACLEVLAEFRNPVVIVTKNHLVTRDVDLLAELASHGACTVFVSITTLDRGLQRVMEPRTSTPERRLDAIRLLSEAGVPAGVMVAPVIPGLTEHEIPSILEAAAQAGARHASWVLLRLPWGVKDLFREWLERTFPDRAAKVLNRIRSTRGGRLYDADFGTRGRGEGPVAEHIERLFRVSRRKAGLETPPPALRTDAFQRPAGEQLTLFA; from the coding sequence ATGGACCGCCCCCGCAACCACGGACGCGGCAGCGCCGCCAACCCGCGCAACCGCTTCGAGCGCCACGAGACGGTGCTCGACGAGGGGGCGGAGCACGACCAGCCGTCCACGTCCACGGTCTGGCTCCCCGACCGGTCCCGCACGCTCATCGCGCGCAACCAGAGCCCGGATCTGGGCTTCGATGCCAGCCTGAACCCCTACCGCGGCTGTGAGCACGGCTGCGCCTACTGCTATGCCCGGCCCACCCACGAGTACCTGGGCTTCTCCGCCGGGCTCGACTTCGAGACCCGGATCCTGGTCAAGGAGGGGGCGGCGCTGCGGCTGCGGGAGGAGCTCTCCTCGCCGCGCTGGGTGCCCCGGCCGCTGGCCCTGAGCGGCGTCACGGACCCCTACCAGCCGGGCGAGCGGCGCTGGGGGGTCACCCGGGCCTGTCTCGAGGTGCTCGCCGAATTCCGCAATCCGGTCGTGATCGTCACCAAGAACCACCTGGTCACGCGCGACGTGGACCTGCTCGCCGAGCTCGCCTCCCACGGCGCCTGCACGGTGTTCGTGTCCATCACCACGCTGGACCGCGGGCTCCAGCGGGTCATGGAGCCGCGCACCAGCACCCCGGAGCGCCGTCTGGACGCGATCCGGCTCCTGTCCGAGGCGGGCGTGCCGGCCGGGGTGATGGTCGCGCCGGTCATCCCGGGCCTGACCGAGCACGAGATCCCGTCGATCCTGGAGGCGGCCGCCCAGGCCGGGGCCCGACACGCCAGCTGGGTGCTCCTCCGGCTGCCCTGGGGGGTGAAGGACCTGTTCCGGGAATGGCTGGAGCGGACGTTCCCCGACCGCGCCGCCAAGGTGCTGAACCGGATCCGCTCCACGCGGGGCGGCCGCCTCTACGACGCGGACTTCGGGACCCGCGGCCGGGGTGAAGGGCCGGTGGCCGAGCACATCGAGCGGCTGTTCCGCGTCTCCCGTCGCAAGGCCGGGTTGGAGACGCCCCCGCCCGCGCTGCGGACCGACGCCTTCCAACGCCCCGCCGGCGAGCAGCTGACGCTCTTCGCCTGA
- a CDS encoding nuclear transport factor 2 family protein, producing MRSVFTAFVLATSLITRPLVAQSRHPGAPGGDGRGAGGFLAEYYAEVLERAEELTTEWRRAWREDDLRALSELYLEDAQIVFSDAPTIDGEAAIRAFFVAELPRLGEIQTSLTDFDASGRMAYLYGPFQLDRRRPDGTMERISGRYLTILLNRQRTWSIRSQFFSLEGPPQALPPSLDR from the coding sequence GTGAGGTCCGTGTTCACCGCGTTCGTGCTGGCGACCAGCCTGATCACCCGGCCGCTGGTGGCGCAGAGCCGGCATCCCGGTGCGCCGGGCGGCGACGGGCGCGGTGCGGGCGGATTCCTGGCGGAGTACTACGCGGAGGTGCTGGAGCGGGCGGAGGAGCTGACCACGGAGTGGCGGCGCGCCTGGCGGGAGGACGACCTGCGGGCCTTGAGCGAGCTGTACCTCGAGGACGCGCAGATCGTCTTCTCGGACGCCCCGACCATCGACGGCGAAGCGGCCATCCGGGCCTTCTTCGTCGCCGAGCTGCCCCGCCTGGGGGAGATCCAGACCTCCCTGACCGACTTCGACGCGAGCGGGCGGATGGCCTACCTGTACGGCCCCTTCCAGCTGGATCGTCGGCGGCCGGACGGCACCATGGAGCGGATCTCCGGCCGGTACCTGACGATCCTGCTCAACCGACAACGCACGTGGAGCATCCGCAGCCAGTTCTTCAGCCTGGAGGGGCCGCCCCAGGCGTTGCCGCCTTCGCTGGACCGGTAG
- a CDS encoding M28 family metallopeptidase: MKALPPRALPALLALLATAACDDFVAGRTAITAEGLAGSIQTLSSDEFEGRAPATPGEARTVGWLVDRFRELGLQPGHGDSYTQAVPLVQITALGSPTLQVSGSGPLRRLAWGSEFVASTKRTVERARLEDSELVFVGYGIVAPEYGWNDYEGLDVAGKTVVMLVNDPGYATEDSTTFRGRAMTYYGRWTYKYEEAARQGARGALIVHETGPAGYPWEVVQTGFTGPQFDLPTDGGNARRVEVEGWVREDVARRLFEQSGHDFDSLHAAAARPGFRAVPLALQADLTLENRVERSESSNVIAVVPGAVVPQEYVLYTAHWDHLGTGPDSLPDAIYNGAVDNATGVAALLEIAKAFLQQQPPPDRSIVFLAVTAEEQGLLGSRYYAEHPVFPTAQTAAVINIDGLNVDGPTRDITVVGYGASTLDDALAFGADLQGRTVRPDPEPEKGFYYRSDHFNFAKVGIPALYTDAGVESVEHGTEWTLARRADYTANRYHKPSDEFDPGWDLSGAVEDVQLLFWVGHEIAHQGNWPRWKEGSEFKAIRDADRAGADTAR, from the coding sequence ATGAAGGCCCTCCCCCCGCGCGCCCTGCCGGCGCTGCTCGCGTTGCTGGCGACCGCGGCCTGCGACGACTTCGTCGCCGGCCGGACCGCCATCACGGCCGAGGGGCTGGCCGGGTCCATCCAGACGCTCTCCTCGGACGAGTTCGAGGGTCGCGCCCCCGCGACGCCCGGCGAGGCCCGGACGGTCGGATGGCTGGTGGACCGTTTCCGCGAGCTGGGGCTGCAGCCCGGACACGGGGACAGCTATACGCAGGCGGTGCCGCTCGTGCAGATCACCGCGTTGGGCTCGCCCACCCTGCAGGTCTCCGGATCCGGTCCGCTCCGCCGTCTGGCCTGGGGATCGGAGTTCGTGGCCTCCACCAAGCGGACCGTCGAACGGGCCCGGCTCGAGGACTCCGAGCTGGTGTTCGTGGGCTACGGGATCGTGGCCCCCGAATACGGCTGGAACGACTACGAAGGCCTCGACGTCGCGGGGAAGACGGTCGTGATGCTCGTCAACGACCCGGGGTACGCCACGGAGGACAGCACCACGTTCCGGGGTCGGGCCATGACCTACTATGGCCGCTGGACCTACAAGTACGAGGAGGCGGCCCGCCAGGGCGCGCGCGGCGCCCTCATCGTGCACGAGACCGGCCCCGCCGGATATCCGTGGGAGGTCGTGCAGACGGGATTCACCGGTCCACAGTTCGATCTGCCCACGGATGGAGGCAACGCGCGCCGGGTGGAAGTGGAAGGCTGGGTGCGGGAGGACGTGGCGCGTAGGCTCTTCGAACAATCGGGCCACGATTTCGATTCACTGCACGCGGCCGCCGCCCGTCCGGGATTCCGCGCCGTTCCGCTGGCGCTCCAGGCCGACCTCACGCTCGAGAACCGCGTGGAGCGCTCGGAGTCGTCGAACGTGATCGCCGTGGTGCCGGGCGCCGTGGTGCCGCAGGAGTACGTGCTCTACACCGCGCACTGGGATCATCTGGGCACCGGCCCGGACAGCCTGCCCGACGCGATCTACAACGGTGCGGTGGACAACGCGACGGGCGTCGCGGCCCTGCTGGAGATCGCCAAGGCGTTCCTGCAGCAGCAACCCCCGCCGGATCGCTCCATCGTCTTCCTGGCCGTGACCGCCGAGGAGCAAGGCCTGCTGGGCTCCCGCTACTACGCCGAGCATCCCGTCTTCCCCACGGCACAGACGGCGGCCGTGATCAACATCGACGGCCTGAACGTGGACGGGCCCACGCGCGACATCACCGTGGTGGGCTACGGTGCCTCCACGCTCGACGACGCGCTCGCCTTCGGCGCCGACCTGCAGGGCCGCACCGTGCGGCCCGATCCGGAGCCGGAGAAAGGCTTCTACTACCGCTCCGACCACTTCAACTTCGCGAAGGTCGGGATCCCGGCGCTGTACACGGACGCGGGCGTCGAGAGCGTGGAGCACGGAACGGAGTGGACCCTGGCCCGCCGGGCCGACTACACCGCGAACCGCTACCACAAACCCTCGGACGAGTTCGATCCGGGCTGGGACCTGAGCGGCGCCGTCGAGGACGTGCAGCTGCTGTTCTGGGTGGGGCACGAGATCGCCCACCAGGGCAACTGGCCCCGCTGGAAGGAGGGCAGCGAGTTCAAGGCCATCCGCGACGCGGACCGGGCTGGGGCGGACACAGCCCGGTGA
- a CDS encoding oligosaccharide flippase family protein yields the protein MSGGAARGGAGRRVLLGSGWLLGGQTLATGLALIQGVLLARLLGPSGYGIVGLVLAFAALLSRFFDARSWETAVKYLTDYAERGDSGRGRAVLKGLLAVDLVSALLTCAALVAAAPLAARLFVQDPAAAGLVRIYALTVLGLAPFGMALGLLRIADRYTWMSGFQVLAALAELALTVGTVVSGGSLTALMWAFVAAAGLRTVGALWLLEKAAAELGFRGWLRAPLADARDQLREVAGFWASSNLFAVLKGVHQSIDTLLVGSFLGPAAAGVFRIAKNLSQAVSFPLNPLFQASYPELVRLHAQGDGPALARLYRRLLVGGALAAVGVGVGVALVAGPLVRWTAGPAFLDAVPVLRWMAAGVAFAAATQFGHALLLARRQLRPVFWSFALPLGVQVGVLAVALPGGDPVVAGWAFAAFAAVRGALLLASTRGALIRNAPPGT from the coding sequence ATGAGCGGCGGCGCGGCCCGCGGAGGCGCCGGCCGGCGCGTGCTGCTGGGCTCGGGATGGCTGCTCGGAGGGCAGACCCTGGCCACGGGGCTGGCCCTGATCCAGGGCGTGCTGCTCGCGCGCCTGCTCGGCCCGTCCGGATACGGCATCGTGGGACTCGTGCTGGCGTTCGCCGCGCTGCTCAGCCGGTTCTTCGACGCGCGCTCGTGGGAGACCGCCGTGAAGTACCTCACGGACTACGCGGAGCGGGGCGATTCCGGCCGCGGCCGCGCCGTCCTCAAGGGGCTGCTGGCGGTGGACCTGGTCTCGGCCCTGCTGACCTGCGCCGCGCTCGTGGCGGCGGCGCCCTTGGCGGCGCGCCTGTTCGTGCAGGATCCCGCCGCCGCCGGCCTGGTCCGGATCTATGCCCTCACCGTGCTGGGCCTGGCCCCGTTCGGGATGGCGCTCGGTCTTCTGCGCATCGCGGATCGCTACACGTGGATGTCGGGCTTCCAGGTCCTGGCCGCCCTCGCGGAGCTCGCCCTGACGGTGGGCACGGTGGTGTCCGGGGGCAGCCTCACGGCGCTCATGTGGGCCTTCGTGGCCGCCGCCGGCCTGCGGACGGTGGGGGCCCTCTGGCTGCTGGAGAAGGCGGCGGCCGAGCTGGGCTTCCGCGGCTGGCTCCGGGCCCCGCTCGCGGACGCGCGCGATCAGCTGCGCGAGGTGGCGGGCTTCTGGGCCTCGTCGAACCTCTTCGCCGTGTTGAAGGGGGTGCACCAGAGCATCGACACGCTGCTGGTGGGCTCGTTCCTCGGGCCGGCCGCGGCGGGCGTCTTCCGGATCGCCAAGAACCTCTCGCAGGCCGTGTCGTTTCCCCTGAACCCGCTCTTCCAGGCCTCCTACCCGGAGCTGGTGCGGCTGCATGCCCAGGGGGACGGCCCCGCGCTCGCCCGCCTCTACCGGCGGCTGCTGGTCGGGGGCGCCCTCGCCGCCGTGGGGGTGGGAGTGGGCGTCGCCCTGGTCGCCGGTCCGCTGGTGCGCTGGACGGCCGGGCCGGCCTTCCTGGACGCGGTCCCCGTGCTGCGCTGGATGGCCGCCGGCGTGGCCTTTGCGGCGGCCACCCAGTTCGGGCACGCCCTCCTGTTGGCCCGACGCCAGCTGCGTCCCGTGTTCTGGAGCTTCGCGCTCCCGCTCGGGGTCCAGGTGGGGGTGCTGGCGGTCGCGCTGCCCGGCGGCGACCCGGTCGTGGCCGGGTGGGCCTTCGCGGCCTTCGCCGCGGTGCGCGGCGCTCTGCTCCTCGCCTCCACGCGAGGAGCCCTGATCCGGAACGCGCCACCGGGCACATGA
- a CDS encoding DNA-3-methyladenine glycosylase 2 family protein, which translates to MSSAIRAPSPAEIRALKARDPRLGAALARVPRYPGVVPATRRMSTFAYLARAIVYQQLAGAAARTIYGRVCRLTPGPGFPSPREILALPEEALRAAGLSAAKRRSITELAAQVEAGTLRLAGLSRLPDDEVVARLTTVWGIGEWSAQMYLMFKLGRLDVMPGTDLGIREGLRRLEERTERPTPSEVLERAEPWRPLRTVASWVLWRLCDER; encoded by the coding sequence GTGAGCAGCGCCATCCGAGCCCCGTCCCCGGCCGAGATCCGCGCCTTGAAGGCGCGGGATCCGCGGCTGGGTGCGGCCCTGGCGCGCGTGCCCCGCTACCCGGGCGTCGTCCCCGCCACCCGGCGGATGTCGACCTTCGCGTACCTCGCACGCGCCATCGTCTATCAACAGCTCGCGGGAGCGGCCGCCCGGACCATCTACGGGCGCGTCTGCCGCCTCACGCCGGGCCCGGGCTTCCCCTCGCCCCGCGAGATCCTGGCGCTGCCCGAGGAGGCGCTGCGCGCCGCCGGACTCTCCGCCGCCAAGCGCCGGTCCATCACCGAGCTGGCCGCGCAGGTCGAGGCGGGTACGCTCCGGTTGGCCGGCCTGTCCCGCCTGCCCGACGACGAGGTCGTGGCGCGGCTGACCACGGTGTGGGGCATCGGGGAGTGGAGCGCCCAGATGTACCTGATGTTCAAGCTGGGCCGGCTGGACGTGATGCCCGGCACGGACCTCGGCATCCGCGAGGGCCTGCGTCGCCTGGAAGAGCGGACGGAGCGGCCCACGCCCTCCGAGGTGCTGGAGCGCGCCGAGCCCTGGCGGCCGCTCCGCACGGTGGCCAGCTGGGTGCTCTGGCGACTCTGCGACGAGCGATGA